From Oreochromis niloticus isolate F11D_XX linkage group LG14, O_niloticus_UMD_NMBU, whole genome shotgun sequence, one genomic window encodes:
- the LOC100691784 gene encoding protein KIAA0100 isoform X2 — protein MSLLLISVFLIFLLAIGVLCAIFRWLICTLAVRFFQTVLNAELKIKSVGLFSVQGVSIQFHPQHTLEIDSIWISSKLLNQDLPRYLALCVGETRVRFDLQAPLKPLAKQSHGKKSAKISLSPKMLQFLSQLLSFHISSINVMVLNLALSESLWHMTIAGITLLLDHQSKRLAWDFSVGQLSSKVLKSSELDICLAEVALSLLLSGDVRLPEMKPGCLSLSVRTLMAELHEGLFLSQLQLPAVSHKEKDRGAFESENDEFIQTETVERFHQLIPHKVNVEFDNTNITLSMHSQKRHLNWTLKSLKVCYGRDNEQLPLKSFTPELSFPQSSLELLLEDGLLLSQSRQRILCVNTIKTTLQVTSIDISGSVVVNTCIIHYRHQEFSHWLNLFPWEQLFHRKEAHRKSPLDYLPTLLFLRRFPHLDAPVMITTSVSNVNVSVQLGDTTPFALGFLSANGELRHILDIKVESENQESQNVHERASLSLDNFWWRVGQGSHIQQAPHPPGKHVWGEALILDSLSLQGSLNRPHMKSSNQPLSLNIESRLKGLQVELSETCALCLSRLLSLMCFPRHPESHLPDVTPLSPCNDDTIKPIPSSQLHLLFKVDCCLEDVNVFTLSNVAGAVALRMDTVKVLTSAESSRVSLEGVSLSVIKSVTENMEVCCPASQTINPIVKLTTLTLWYHITTHTIQVQCEEDLTVEWTPPDHMVLYQHMTEGQACWLMLCGEKAEEKPVKPVNTEAASGQSRGLCLRVELGCTRLTAHVTDQNYILLHMDALSLSKQGSSMHMRSPSVIFNFDGNNIVSFNGLDVETHADLTEMQLHRDTFPFLTTPHNRVWVLTCPSLSMEFPYQYNFSNTFDKAISVQKWLKSLHHSPTQTSATQRLPPDLIFKISQFSFVFLDDVFEIKLRDNYELMKDESKESAKRLQLLDKKVADLRKQHGELLPARKIEELYSSLEKKHIEIYIQRSRRLYANTPMRKSLLTWTVSDLELVAIADQSLHGPERVREQLRDIDGISPFPRDGLPLVIQWCRAVKFKLAAFLVRIRDYPRYLFEIRDWELSGRLIGTEQDGQLRGRRKQTVPLGPPWGDVTVHRNMPPLKFYYDFKSNISLYTIVWGPCWDPAWTLIGQSVDLLTKPTADPSPLLAWWDKSRLLLHGRWVMDIDQANLHQLATEDPYNTTENMHWEWNKLNFDWNPGQFVFKGDLDVNVRTASKYDDICFLHLPNLCMTLDLQWLCHGNPHDHHAVMLCCAENIGDVTSGQPHDSYRAFRSENLNLSITMDLNQHCGADAYQPRILLYSSTLRWMQNFWATWTSVSRPICRGKLFHSLKPVRKKLGQHYKQMSYTAAFPQLQVHYWASFAQQRGIQLECNKGHVFTRGTQRLIPQAGTVMRRLISEWNVTQMVSELSQVTVHLMASTWDETADHQINTQVNKTHLLSLSSLSYQRQSIRMEEEVNTKDETNASYTHKLRLVDLRASWTTTNRNIAFGLYDGYKKASVLKRNLSTEALKGLRIDTQLQTKKLKRSPTTYSPTTAPTIPVVASVNRSEKSQNEGTSMLQKLIEETDKFVVFSEEDSGVSDQLCGIAACQTDDVYNRNWFIELVNCQMMLRGTETAGCVLVSAAKAQLLQCEHHPAWYNDTLKQKTTWTCLLDGMQYFATMEPNPSEQEDRQLWLEVKNIEEHRQRNLDSVLELMESGQAVGGMVSTTTDWNQPAQVNESQQVQRIISRCSCRMHYISYSHDINPELATQIKPPELRNNHEKEDLLKKQAGAVDTFTLIHHDLEISTNPVQYAMILDIVNNLLLHVEPRRKEHSEKKQRVRFQLEISSNPEEQRSSILHLQEAVRQHLAQIRRLEKQIYSNIRAQSEELGCDELNEINARLQHQLNQEKNDMQMKSEELNILIRCFKDFQLQRANKLELRKPPEDVSVVRRTEIYFAQARWCLTEEDGQLGIAELELQRFMYSKLNKSDDTAEHLLELGWFTMNNLLPNAAYKVVLRPQSNCQSGRQFALRIFSKVRPPVGGISVKEHFEVNVVPLTIQLMYQFFKRMMGFFFPGRNVEEEEVTDEEDKFRLVTTGIPVKPRPSSEDTMGAMGPSKGVTQGLNRTAGVRRSFRKAPEHPVDDIDKMKERAAMNNSFIYIKIPQVPLCVSYKGEKNSVDWKDLNLVLPCLEYHNNTWTWLDFAMAVKRDSRKALVAQMIKEKLRLKPASGSDLRGKASEGKADNSLQQQEEDEKARLLIGLSTADKSSGKKSIFRRHK, from the exons ATGTCTCTCCTGCTGATATCTGTCTTTTTAATCTTTCTGCTGGCTATTGGTGTGCTGTGTGCCATTTTCAG GTGGCTCATATGTACCCTGGCTGTGCGATTCTTCCAAACTGTCCTCAATGCTGAGCTGAAGATTAAATCAGTAGGACTGTTTTCTGTCCAAGGAGTCAGTATCCAGTTTCACCCCCAGCATACTTTG GAAATTGACAGCATATGGATTTCAAGTAAACTTCTAAACCAGGATTTACC GCGATACCTGGCGTTGTGTGTTGGAGAAACCAGAGTCCGCTTTGACTTGCAAGCACCACTGAAACCTTTGGCAAAGCAGAGCCATGGAAAAAAGTCAGCGAAGATTTCTCTCAGCCCCAAAATGCTTCAATTCTTGTCACAA CTGCTGTCATTCCACATCAGCTCCATCAATGTGATGGTACTAAACCTAGCACTGTCAGAGTCTCTATGGCACATGACTATTGCAGGTATCACCTTGTTACTTGACCACCAGAGTAAAAg GTTGGCATGGGACTTCTCGGTTGGACAGCTAAGCAGTAAAGTGCTCAAAAGCAGTGAACTG GACATATGTTTGGCTGAAGTGGCACTTAGCCTGTTGCTATCTGGAGATGTGAGGCTACCAGAGATGAAACCAGGTTGTCTGTCCCTGAGTGTGAGGACTCTAATGGCAGAGCTGCACGAGGGGCTGTTCCTCAGTCAACTCCAGCTTCCAGCAGTTTCCCACAAAGAGAAAGATCGTGGTGCATTTG agagtgaaaatgatgaatttaTTCAGACTGAGACTGTGGAACGCTTTCATCAGCTGATTCCTCACAAGGTCAATGTGGAATTTGATAACACAAACATAACCCTGTCGATGCACAGCCAGAAACG ACACCTGAACTGGACTCTAAAGTCTTTAAAGGTCTGTTACGGACGTGACAACGAGCAGCTTCCTCTTaaaagcttcactcctgaactGAGCTTTCCCCAGAGCAGCTTGGAGCTCCTTCTCGAGG ATGGACTTCTGCTGTCTCAAAGTAGGCAAAGAATTCTTTGTGTGAACACAATCAAGACAACCCTGCAG GTTACATCAATTGACATCTCAGGGTCAGTCGTGGTCAACACTTGCATCATTCACTACCGTCACCAGGAGTTCTCCCATTGGCTAAATCTATTTCCATGGGAACAGCTATTCCACAGGAAGGAAGCACACAGAAAAAG TCCATTAGATTATTTGCCCACCCTCCTTTTCCTCAGGCGCTTCCCTCACCTGGATGCTCCCGTGATGATCACCACCTCTGTGTCCAACGTCAATGTGTCTGTTCAGCTGGGAGACACCACACCTTTTGCTCTGGGCTTCCTCTCTGCTAATGGAG AACTGCGGCATATCCTTGACATTAAAGTTGAGAGCGAGAATCAAGAGTCCCAAAATGTGCACGAACGTGCCTCGCTGTCCTTGGACAACTTCTGGTGGAGAGTGGGTCAGGGGTCTCATATCCAGCAGGCACCCCACCCTCCTGGTAAACATGTATGGGGAGAAGCCCTAATCCTAGACTCACTCAGCCTGCAG GGGAGTTTGAACCGACCCCACATGAAGTCAAGCAACCAGCCTCTGAGTCTGAACATTGAGTCCAGGCTGAAAGGGCTTCAAGTGGAGCTTTCAGAGACCTGTGCACTGTGTCTGTCTCGCCTGCTGTCTCTCATGTGTTTTCCTCGCCATCCAGAGTCACATCTCCCAGATGTGACTCCATTGTCTCCTTGTAATGACGACACCATAAAACCTATCCCCTCCTCACAGCTACACCTGCTTTTTAAAGTGGACTGCTGTCTAGAGGACGTTAATGTCTTCACGCTTTCTAATGTGGCAG GAGCTGTAGCTCTGCGGATGGACACTGTTAAAGTCCTGACCTCTGCTGAGAGCTCCAGGGTGTCTCTGGAGGGGGTCAGCTTGTCTGTGATCAAGTCAGTCACAGAGAACATGGAAGTATGTTGTCCTGCCTCTCAAACCATCAACCCTATAGTAAAACTCACCACATTAACGCTGTGGTACCACATCACCACCCACACTATACAG GTTCAATGTGAAGAGGATCTTACTGTTGAATGGACGCCACCAGACCACATGGTCCTATATCAGCACATGACTGAAGGTCAGGCGTGTTGGTTAATGCTGTGTGGAGAGAAAGCAGAGGAAAAGCCAGTTAAACCAGTGAACACTGAAGCTGCCTCAGGTCAGAGTAGAGGCCTGTGTTTGCGTGTTGAACTGGGCTGTACTCGTTTAACTGCTCATGTTACTGATCAGAACTACATTCTGCTGCACATGgatgcactctctctctcaaagCAAGGCAGTTCTATGCATATGCGCTCTCCCTCAGTGATCTTCAACTTTGATGGCAACAATATAGTCTCTTTTAATGGCCTAGATGTGGAGACACATGCAGATCTGACTGAAATGCAGCTGCACAGAGACACTTTCCCCTTCCTCACCACTCCTCATAACCGTGTCTGGGTATTGACATGTCCTTCCTTATCTATGGAGTTCCCCTACCAGTACAATTTCTCAAACACATTTGACAAAGCTATTAGTGTGCAGAAGTGGCTAAAAAGTCTCCATCACTCCCCAACCCAGACCTCAGCAACCCAACGTCTGCCGCCTGACCTCATCTTCAAAATTAGCCAGTTCTCATTTGTCTTCCTGGACGATGTCTTCGAAATCAAGCTGCGAGACAACTATGAACTGATGAAAGATGAAAGTAAAGAGAGTGCAAAGCGTCTGCAGCTTCTGGATAAGAAGGTGGCAGATCTCCGCAAACAGCATGGAGAACTTCTCCCGGCTAGAAAGATAGAAGAGCTGTATAGTTCACTGGAGAAAAAGCATATAGAGATCTACATCCAGCGTTCACGCCGCCTCTATGCAAATACACCGATGAGGAAGTCGCTGCTGACCTGGACTGTTTCAGACTTAGAACTTGTCGCCATTGCTGATCAGTCCCTTCATGGCCCTGAGAGGGTGAGAGAACAGTTGAGGGACATTGACGGGATCAGTCCCTTCCCCAGAGATGGGCTCCCTCTGGTCATCCAATGGTGCCGTGCAGTCAAGTTCAAACTAGCTGCATTTTTGG TGAGAATTCGAGACTACCCTCGCTACCTGTTTGAGATCCGTGACTGGGAGCTGTCGGGACGTCTGATTGGCACAGAGCAAGATGGACAGCTGAGAGGTCGACGCAAACAGACTGTCCCACTTGGACCACCATGGGGAGATGTAACAGTCCACAGGAATATGCCACCACTCAAGTTCTACTATGACTTCAAAT CCAACATCTCTCTGTACACTATTGTTTGGGGGCCGTGTTGGGACCCTGCCTGGACTTTGATTGGCCAGTCAGTTGACCTTCTGACCAAACCTACAGCTGATCCCTCGCCTCTTCTGGCCTGGTGGGACAAAAGTCGTCTCCTTCTGCACGGGCGCTGGGTCATGGACATTGATCAGGCCAATCTTCATCAGCTGGCTACAGAG GATCCCTATAATACCACGGAAAATATGCACTGGGAGTGGAATAAGCTGAACTTTGACTGGAACCCCGgccagtttgtttttaaaggagACTTGGATGTAAATGTCAGGACCGCGTCAAA GTATGATGATATCTGTTTTCTACACCTGCCCAACCTGTGTATGACCCTTGATCTCCAATGGCTTTGCCATGGCAATCCCCATGACCACCACGCTGTAATGCTCTGCTGTGCGGAGAACATTGGAGACGTGACGTCAGGACAGCCTCATGACTCTTACAGAGCGTTTCGCTCTGAGAACCTCAACCTCTCCATCACCATGGACCTTAACCAGCATTGTGGCGCAG ACGCTTATCAGCCCAGAATCCTCTTGTACAGCAGCACACTGCGCTGGATGCAAAATTTCTGGGCCACATGGACAAGTGTATCTCGGCCAATCTGCAGAGGCAAGCTCTTCCATAGCCTCAAGCCAGTTCGCAAGAAGCTTGGTCAGCACTACAAGCAGATGTCCTACACAGCTGCCTTTCCACAACTACAA GTGCATTATTGGGCCTCCTTTGCCCAGCAGAGAGGTATCCAACTGGAGTGCAACAAAGGCCACGTCTTCACTCGGGGCACACAAAGACTTATTCCACAGG CTGGCACTGTGATGAGGAGGCTGATCTCTGAGTGGAATGTGACTCAGATGGTTAGTGAGCTCTCACAGGTGACAGTCCACCTGATGGCCTCCACCTGGGATGAGACTGCTGACCACCAGATCAACACTCAAGTGAACAAGACTCACCTGCTCAGCCTGTCATCCCTTAGCTACCAACGACAGAGCATCCGCATGGAGGAG GAGGTGAACACAAAGGATGAAACAAATGCCTCTTATACTCACAAATTGCGTCTGGTGGATCTACGTGCTTCCTGGACAACTACAAACAGAAACATAGCCTTTGGGCTATATGATGGCTACAAAAAGGCATCTGTACTGAAAAGAAATCTCTCCACTGAAGCTTTGAAAGGTCTGAGAATCGACACACAACTGCAGACAAAGAAGCTCAAACGCTCTCCTACCACCTACTCCCCCACCACAGCTCCTACCATACCAGTTGTTGCTTCTGTCAACCGAtcagaaaaaagtcaaaatgaag GCACATCGATGCTTCAGAAGTTGATTGAGGAGACAGACAAGTTTGTGGTGTTTTCAGAGGAGGATTCAGGTGTCAGCGACCAGCTGTGTGGCATTGCAGCCTGTCAGACTGATGATGTATATAACCGCAACTGGTTTATTGAGTTGGTCAACTGTCAG ATGATGTTGCGTGGCACAGAGACTGCCGGCTGTGTACTGGTGTCTGCAGCAAAGGCTCAACTGCTGCAGTGTGAGCATCACCCTGCCTGGTATAACGACACCTTGAAGCAGAAGACCACCTGGACCTGTCTGCTGGATGGCATGCAGTATTTTGCCACCATGGAGCCCAACCCATCTGAACAAGAGGACCGGCAGTTGTGGCTGGAG gtgAAAAACATTGAGGAGCACCGGCAGCGTAACCTGGACTCGGTGCTGGAGCTGATGGAGAGTGGCCAGGCTGTGGGAGGAATGGTTAGCACCACAACAG ATTGGAACCAGCCCGCACAGGTGAACGAGTCTCAGCAGGTTCAGCGTATAATCTCACGCTGTAGCTGCCGGATGCACTACATCAGTTACAGTCATGACATCAACCCAGAGCTGGCCACTCAGATTAAGCCTCCAGAGCTGAGGAACAACCACGAAAAGGAAGACCTGCTAAAGAAACAGGCTG gTGCTGTGGACACCTTCACTCTCATTCATCATGATCTTGAGATATCCACTAACCCAGTTCAGTATGCCATGATTCTGGACATTGTCAACAACCTGCTCTTACACGTGGAGCCCAGACGCAAG GAGCACAGTGAGAAAAAGCAGCGAGTGCGTTTCCAACTGGAGATTTCCAGTAACCCCGAGGAGCAGCGCAGCAGCATCTTGCATCTTCAGGAGGCTGTTAGGCAACACCTTGCTCAAATTAGACGCCTTGAGAAACAGATTTATTCAAACATCAGG GCGCAATCCGAGGAACTGGGTTGTGATGAACTGAACGAGATTAACGCACGACTGCAGCACCAGCTGAACCAGGAGAAGAATGACATGCAGATGAAGAGTGAAGAGCTCAACATCCTCATCAG ATGTTTTAAGGATTTCCAGCTGCAGCGGGCAAATAAGCTGGAGTTACGTAAACCTCCCGAGGATGTGAGTGTAGTGAGGAGAACAGAGATCTACTTTGCACAGGCCCGCTGGTGTTTGACAGAAGAGGACGGACAGCTTGGTATCGCTGAGCTGGAGCTGCAGAGATTCATGTACAGCAAG CTGAACAAGTCTGATGATACAGCAGAGCATCTTTTGGAGCTTGGGTGGTTCACAATGAACAACCTGCTACCGAACGCAGCGTACAAG GTCGTACTTCGCCCACAGAGTAACTGCCAGTCTGGACGCCAGTTTGCTTTGCGGATTTTCAGCAAAGTGCGCCCCCCTGTGGGAGGAATCTCTGTGAAGGAACACTTTGAG GTGAATGTGGTGCCTCTCACCATCCAGCTGATGTACCAGTTCTTCAAACGAATGATGGGGTTTTTCTTCCCAGGAAGAAATGTTGAAGAGGAGGAGGTCACAGATGAAGAAGACAAATTTAGGCTGGTTACTACTG GTATCCCTGTCAAACCTCGGCCATCGTCAGAGGACACCATGGGTGCTATGGGTCCCAGCAAAGGTGTCACCCAGGGACTGAACCGCACTGCTGGGGTCAGAAGGTCATTCAGGAAGGCTCCAGAG CATCCTGTCGATGACATCGATAAGATGAAAGAGCGAGCTGCAATGAACAACTCATTCATCTACATCAAGATTCCCCAAGTGCCTCTCTGTGTCAGCTATAAG GGTGAAAAGAACAGTGTCGACTGGAAGGACTTGAATCTGGTTCTGCCTTGCTTGGAGTACCATAACAATACATGGACGTGGCTCGACTTTGCCATGGCTGTGAAAAGAGACAGCCGAAAAGCACTTGTAGCGCAG ATGATAAAAGAGAAACTGCGTCTGAAGCCAGCTTCGGGCTCAGACTTGAGGGGGAAGGCGTCTGAAGGGAAGGCGGACAACAGCCTACAGCAGCAGGAAGAAGATGAGAAAGCACGACTCCTCATCGGTCTCAGCACTGCAGACAAGAGCTCTGGCAAGAAGAGCATCTTCAGACGACATAAGTGA